In one Micromonospora polyrhachis genomic region, the following are encoded:
- a CDS encoding ANTAR domain-containing response regulator yields the protein MAETQAGVERRRVLIAEDEALIRLDLAEMLVEEGYDVVGEAGDGETAVRLAEDLKPDLVILDIKMPIMDGLAAAERIAGARIAPVIILTAFSQRDLVERARAAGAMAYLVKPFQKSDLVPAIEIAISRYSEVSALEAEVAGLTDRLEVRKTVERAKGALMTTYGMTEPQAFKWIQRTAMDHRMTMREVAERILAEGVGDSTVDGGTTTAG from the coding sequence GTGGCCGAGACGCAGGCGGGTGTTGAGCGCAGGCGGGTGCTGATCGCCGAGGACGAGGCGCTGATCCGGCTGGATCTTGCCGAGATGCTGGTCGAAGAGGGGTACGACGTGGTTGGCGAGGCCGGTGACGGCGAAACCGCCGTCCGCCTCGCCGAGGACCTCAAGCCGGACCTGGTGATTCTCGACATCAAGATGCCGATCATGGACGGCCTCGCCGCCGCCGAGCGGATCGCCGGTGCCCGGATTGCTCCGGTGATCATTCTCACCGCGTTCAGCCAGCGGGATCTGGTCGAGCGGGCCCGGGCGGCCGGTGCGATGGCGTACCTGGTCAAGCCCTTCCAGAAGAGCGACCTGGTGCCGGCGATCGAGATTGCGATCTCCCGCTACTCGGAGGTCTCGGCGCTGGAGGCCGAGGTGGCTGGGCTGACCGACCGACTTGAGGTCCGCAAGACCGTCGAGCGTGCCAAGGGCGCGTTGATGACGACGTACGGGATGACCGAGCCGCAGGCGTTCAAGTGGATCCAGCGCACCGCGATGGACCACCGGATGACGATGCGGGAGGTTGCCGAGCGGATCCTCGCCGAGGGCGTCGGCGACTCGACGGTCGATGGGGGAACGACGACCGCGGGCTGA